One part of the Leucobacter triazinivorans genome encodes these proteins:
- a CDS encoding YbaK/EbsC family protein, with protein sequence MPLDLLPAADAPELLAAPVRNAVAELDPQLSASIRVAGIDAALADTAAFCAAYGVDPAASANCIVVAGRRGEEITYAACVVLATTRADVNKTVRKLLGARKASFAPMDEAVALTGMEYGGITPLGLPAAWRVLVDSRVREVPEAVIGAGIRAAKIALPGETLCALPGVEVIDGLAAEL encoded by the coding sequence ATGCCGCTGGACCTGCTTCCCGCCGCCGATGCGCCCGAGCTGCTCGCCGCCCCGGTGCGCAACGCGGTCGCGGAGCTCGATCCGCAGCTCTCGGCGAGCATCAGGGTGGCCGGGATCGATGCGGCTCTGGCGGACACCGCAGCATTCTGCGCGGCCTACGGCGTGGATCCCGCAGCCTCGGCGAACTGCATCGTCGTGGCGGGCCGCCGCGGCGAGGAGATCACCTACGCCGCGTGCGTGGTCCTCGCCACCACGCGGGCCGACGTCAACAAGACCGTGCGCAAGCTGCTCGGTGCGCGCAAGGCGAGCTTTGCTCCGATGGATGAGGCGGTCGCGCTCACCGGCATGGAGTACGGCGGCATCACCCCGCTCGGCCTGCCCGCGGCCTGGCGCGTGCTCGTCGACTCGCGCGTGCGGGAAGTGCCCGAGGCGGTCATCGGTGCCGGGATCCGGGCGGCGAAGATCGCACTGCCCGGGGAGACCCTGTGCGCACTCCCCGGCGTCGAGGTGATCGACGGGCTCGCCGCGGAGCTCTGA
- a CDS encoding metal-sensitive transcriptional regulator encodes MTEGAADLAVAAHDPEAKRKVVNRLKRAQGQLAAVIDAVEGEAHCRDVVQQLAAVSKALDRAGFLVISTALKECLTDPEAEGNPQPEELEKLFLSLA; translated from the coding sequence ATGACCGAGGGAGCAGCCGACCTCGCCGTCGCGGCGCACGATCCCGAGGCGAAGCGGAAGGTGGTCAACCGCCTGAAGCGCGCTCAGGGCCAGCTCGCGGCGGTGATCGACGCCGTGGAAGGCGAGGCGCACTGCCGCGACGTGGTGCAGCAGCTCGCCGCGGTGTCGAAGGCACTCGACCGCGCCGGGTTTCTCGTCATCTCGACGGCGCTCAAGGAGTGCCTGACGGACCCCGAGGCGGAGGGCAACCCGCAGCCCGAGGAGCTGGAAAAGCTCTTCCTCTCACTCGCCTAG